GAACTTGGGTTGAATAAATAAATGACAAATTTAAACTATCATGCTACTAACTATTTTCTGAAATTTGGGACCCTAAAAAAATTATATAATTTAGGGATCCTAGGCGAAAGCCTTTTTAGTTATGCTTGAAGCAGATGGTAGAGAAAGCCTTTTTGGTTATGCTCGAAGCAAGATCATAGAGATTCCTTTCTGCTAGTCTTTTTTACTGGCAAGGACAATACTAAACCTGGATCAGAGCCGCTGATAGTAACAAGACAAGAGTTCATGGTTACAGGCGCACTGCAGAGTTATCAGTTGAGCAAGATATGTGCTTCAAAAAATCCTCTCATGTGTTTCATTCCCTTTCCTTAGTGAGTTCAACTGTTTTCCTCTGTTTGTATTTTATCTATTAGAGAAGAAACCAAGGTAATGAGATACAGTTAAGGAGATCGAATCAGAATAGCAAAAGCTATGAAGGCATAGTAACCATTTAATAATAAAAAGAAAGAAATGGTTTGGAGATGATAAGGACTACCAGAATTTTTTCTTTTAAATGCTTTGGATATTCCGTAGCCTATTTATAGATAAAATAAACTGTTATCCTTGGTGAATAAGTTCAACTAATTATGCATATCGACGTGGTACACAAGTTATTAGTTTAAGCAGTAAGCCTACAACTTTTAGAAAGCTTCTTTTAACACGACATCGTTCTCCCCTTTGTTCACATACTCTAGGGCTTAAACTAAATTAACTGCTTACTATCTCTGATGGTGGAACCAATAGCTGAAGCTGGTGAACCACATGAGACATCCTAGGCCTCATAGATGGCACATTCTGAGTACAAGCATAAACCAAGTCCACAACTTTCTGAACCACACTCGCTTCCGGCAAACCAGACGTTATAACCGGATCAAGAAGCTCTAACCACCGGTTTGCCTGAACCAACGGTGTAGCCCATTCGAATATGCTCTGCCAACCAACAGAAGAGTTAACCGCTTGTGTCGGTCTACGACCACTCACAATCTCAAGCAACAGAACACCGAAGCTGTAAACGTCACTCTTCGTGGTGAGCTCGTTTCTGTAAACGTACTCAGGTGCGAGGTAACCATATGTCCCACCAGCCATGACCGTTCTCTCTTGCATTACTTCCCATGGGACAAACTTCGAGAGACCAACACCCATTAGATGAGCTCCAAACTCCTCATCAAGCAGCACGTTGCTAGCTCTTATGTCGCGGTGCACCACTTGTGGCTTCACCTTGTCGTGAAGGAACCTGTTCAAACCAAACCCGAACCAAAAGCTTTATCACAAGACTTATACTTATACTTACAATTATATTTATATTTTTAAACATTTTAATTTTTATAATTTATAACTAGTTATATATGTTAAACTATATTTTATACATAAAAAATATATTTTATTTTCAGTTATCAGAAACTAATGTGTATATATATTAATATTAAGAGCACCTCCAATGGAGGTATCTAACATGTGGTTCTTGTGAATATAAAAAAAACAATCAAAAAGGAAGAGAAATTGAGGAAAGTATCTAAATGTAGAATTTTTAAGAGCCTTGTGAGAACTCCATGGGGACAATTGTCTCATTGTAAGTGGTGTAATTTTAATTTTATAAAACCAAATTAGATATATAGCTAAATTGTATTAAAATATTAGTATTCTTTTTGTTTGAGAACCCCTCTAAGGTTCTATGCAATAAGGTTGCTCTATGTAAAAATATATGTTTGTATAAGACTGACTTACGCGATTCCCTGAGCAAGAGTTGTGGCAATGTTCAACCTCATGTTCCAGTCCAAGCTCCTACCACCTCTAGGCACATGATGCAGCCACCTATCAAGCGGGCCATTGGCTATAAACTCATAAACAATGAACCTCTCTCCATGATCATAGCAACAACCTTTAATAGCAACCACATTCGTGTGATGAAGCTTAGCAGCTCGTTTAATCTCAGAGTAGAACTCTTTCTTCCTCTGAAAACTCGACCTCTTCAGTCTCTTAACCGCCACTTTGGTCCCGTCTGCTAAACCGCCGGTGTAGGTTCCTCCGGTTTTCGCGTCCCCGGCGAGGCGGTTTGCTTCGCTGAAGTTCTTGGTCATTGATCTGAGCTCCTCGCTTGTGAATATCTTCCATGACGGAGGAGGAACTAAAGCTGAAGCTGGACTTGATACTTTTCGAGATTTTCGACGTTTCTTGCTGCGTTTGTAGATGAGGAACCACAGTATGATGGCGAATGTGGTGAAGAGGATCAATCCGCTCACGACTAAGAGGATGATTTGATATTCACCGTGACAGTTGCGACATTTGATGTCTGAAAAAAAAGACAGAAACATATACTTAGTTACTTTTTGCTGTCTGAATACTAGTTATAGTGAGAGAAGAGAGTGCACTACCAGAATCAATAGCGCAAATGAAAGCATGAGAAGCGTTACATCTTTCACCAAAGACTTGTAATGAACCGTTTGTCAACACCATACAGATGTCGGCACGACAAGATGAGTTCACGCATCGTGTACGAAGTGGCACTTTAGGAAACATGGTTTGGTTCCATTGAGGAGACTTGGGGTCGGACCAGGTCCAGTTAAAGCCCGAGTTAGAAGAGTTCAGGGTTCTTCCTCCAATCCAACAACTGGTAGCGTTTTCATTGCATAGCTTTTGAACAAAGCTGAGTTCTTTGTTCGATGAAATCGATGCTAAGTGGCCACCAGAGGCTATGCAGAACGTCTCTGACATCTCCCATGAAGTAGAGTTTCTGAAGTAGGCGTAGCATTTCGTTTGGTTCGGTCCAACAACCCAATTGGTAGGGCAAGAAACTGTATAGATTAGACAATAACTCGTCTCAGATATTTTCAGACAAGACTAATTAAAGTTGTAAACTTTATACCTTTGTGAGATCTGTTCTTGAAAGCAGTTGCATTCTGAGCTGGCGATTCGCTAGTTATCTAAAAGCAAATTCAAGATTTGGTATTTAAAGATTTAAAAAATCGATTGAAGAACATAAATTACAGAATGCTTTCACTTACAGTATCAAAGGAGGCGAGATAGAACAGAGACAGACAAGAAATCAAAACCAGAGCTTGTTTCCGACAGAAAGCCCAAGTCAGCTCCATAGCTGCAGCAGCTTCACGGGAAACCCTAGAGAGAATCAACGAAGTTCAGACTCGATTTCACAAATCATAAACCCGTGGACACGCGAAGGAGAAGATTCATCGGAGAATTAGAGAATACAGCTAAGTCATGGCATCAGAAAGGAAAACAAAGACTTTGTGTTGAATGAAGAGTCTGGAAAATTGGGGTTTCATGTAATCGCAGAGGCTAGAGAGAGAGAGAGAGAGAGAAAAAAGCTTTTAATGGCGAATTTAATGGAGCAGACAGTAGACGGACTTCGGACAAGTCAGTGGGTAGTTCGGACATAAAAAATCAAATTTTCTTGTTTCCACCCTTAATTTATATGAAAATACATTTGGCCCCTAAATTACTCTTCTTTTTTTTAACTTCTCACCCTACCATCTACATTATCGATTTATCACACACACTTTCAACTTTATCATAATGTGCTGCTACAAGTTTTTTATTTAGTTATTTGAATGCAAATTCGTGACAAGTGAAACATACAGTAGTGACAAAAAAGGGAGTAAAAAGATACAGTTTATCTTGTAAAAGAATCTTTGGTGATTTTGGGCATAGATCAAAGAAATATTTATCTATAGTCCAAATTTTGAAAACTTAATATACATAAGTTGTATGCTTTCAAATTACATTAAAAAAATTAAAATGTTTCTGATTTCATATATTTTCAAAACCTTTCTTCTGATGACCAACGGTATACATGGATAATGTTTGTATGAAAATGAGAAAACCCAAACTAAATATTCTTAATGAATTTCAACCATTAATCATAATGTTGCAAACACAATTCGTTTGATTCTCTTAATTACCGAATGCATAGGTTAACAGTTTTACAAAAAGCTAAATGAAAATGGACTTACCATATATTTGATATTGTATAAAAAAAAACTAACATAACATATACAATCTAGGAAAAATACGATAAACCGAATAAGATAGTCATTGCCACAAATTGGGTATTCTCAGCTGATTAATCTTTCTAACCAGAGCTTCTGAGAAAAAGAACACCGCAGAAAAGAAATGGGAGATGGAGGCCATTGGTGCAGCCGT
The DNA window shown above is from Brassica oleracea var. oleracea cultivar TO1000 chromosome C3, BOL, whole genome shotgun sequence and carries:
- the LOC106336493 gene encoding C-type lectin receptor-like tyrosine-protein kinase At1g52310 isoform X2 encodes the protein MELTWAFCRKQALVLISCLSLFYLASFDTITSESPAQNATAFKNRSQVSCPTNWVVGPNQTKCYAYFRNSTSWEMSETFCIASGGHLASISSNKELSFVQKLCNENATSCWIGGRTLNSSNSGFNWTWSDPKSPQWNQTMFPKVPLRTRCVNSSCRADICMVLTNGSLQVFGERCNASHAFICAIDSDIKCRNCHGEYQIILLVVSGLILFTTFAIILWFLIYKRSKKRRKSRKVSSPASALVPPPSWKIFTSEELRSMTKNFSEANRLAGDAKTGGTYTGGLADGTKVAVKRLKRSSFQRKKEFYSEIKRAAKLHHTNVVAIKGCCYDHGERFIVYEFIANGPLDRWLHHVPRGGRSLDWNMRLNIATTLAQGIAFLHDKVKPQVVHRDIRASNVLLDEEFGAHLMGVGLSKFVPWEVMQERTVMAGGTYGYLAPEYVYRNELTTKSDVYSFGVLLLEIVSGRRPTQAVNSSVGWQSIFEWATPLVQANRWLELLDPVITSGLPEASVVQKVVDLVYACTQNVPSMRPRMSHVVHQLQLLVPPSEIVSS
- the LOC106336493 gene encoding C-type lectin receptor-like tyrosine-protein kinase At1g52310 isoform X1, which encodes MELTWAFCRKQALVLISCLSLFYLASFDTITSESPAQNATAFKNRSHKVSCPTNWVVGPNQTKCYAYFRNSTSWEMSETFCIASGGHLASISSNKELSFVQKLCNENATSCWIGGRTLNSSNSGFNWTWSDPKSPQWNQTMFPKVPLRTRCVNSSCRADICMVLTNGSLQVFGERCNASHAFICAIDSDIKCRNCHGEYQIILLVVSGLILFTTFAIILWFLIYKRSKKRRKSRKVSSPASALVPPPSWKIFTSEELRSMTKNFSEANRLAGDAKTGGTYTGGLADGTKVAVKRLKRSSFQRKKEFYSEIKRAAKLHHTNVVAIKGCCYDHGERFIVYEFIANGPLDRWLHHVPRGGRSLDWNMRLNIATTLAQGIAFLHDKVKPQVVHRDIRASNVLLDEEFGAHLMGVGLSKFVPWEVMQERTVMAGGTYGYLAPEYVYRNELTTKSDVYSFGVLLLEIVSGRRPTQAVNSSVGWQSIFEWATPLVQANRWLELLDPVITSGLPEASVVQKVVDLVYACTQNVPSMRPRMSHVVHQLQLLVPPSEIVSS